A region from the Bacillus sp. Marseille-P3661 genome encodes:
- a CDS encoding aminotransferase-like domain-containing protein, which produces MPINSFENYPMSWKPSIDKTEKPIYQALAGQLEQDILDGVLLPGTKLPPQRELADYLDLNLSTISKAVKMCELKGLLSATVGSGTFVSYDALSNSYLLEDKKPRHLIEMGATLPDNASYEPLLLQLKNMLQETDYEKWFSYGRAGESLWQKDAAIKLIRRGGFETTVDHILFANGGQNAIAATLASLCKPGDRIGVDYHTYPGLKTVAAMLSVQLVPIKSVNYEMSPTALEYACKNDNIKGVYLIPDYHNPTACFMSVENRKEIAAIAKKHNQFIIEDASYHLLNKEPLPAVASFAPEQVIYIASLSKSIAPGLRLAYVAVPSQFKEPISKALYNLNVSVSPLLAELGARTIVSNQFEVLIEEHQKQTIRRNQVVNRYLADYTCLGVDTGIFRWLLLPGKITGAEFEKLAAQQGVQVYAAERFVVGNSCPERAVRVAVCAPETIGELERGLIILKRLLSGLS; this is translated from the coding sequence ATGCCGATTAATTCTTTTGAAAATTATCCGATGAGCTGGAAACCATCGATTGATAAAACTGAAAAGCCAATTTATCAAGCACTCGCAGGGCAATTGGAACAGGATATTTTAGACGGAGTTTTATTACCTGGTACAAAACTTCCTCCACAGCGAGAACTGGCAGATTATTTAGATTTAAATTTGAGTACCATTTCAAAAGCGGTTAAAATGTGTGAGTTAAAGGGCTTGTTAAGTGCCACTGTTGGAAGTGGCACATTTGTATCGTATGATGCGTTATCGAATTCGTATTTACTTGAAGATAAAAAGCCGAGACATTTAATTGAAATGGGAGCGACACTACCAGATAATGCTTCATACGAGCCACTACTACTCCAATTGAAAAACATGCTACAAGAAACCGATTATGAAAAATGGTTTAGTTATGGTCGTGCAGGCGAAAGCCTTTGGCAAAAGGATGCAGCTATAAAGTTAATCCGAAGAGGTGGGTTTGAAACAACAGTTGATCACATTTTATTTGCAAATGGGGGTCAAAATGCGATTGCTGCCACACTGGCTAGTCTTTGCAAGCCTGGAGATCGCATTGGAGTTGATTATCATACTTACCCTGGTTTAAAAACTGTTGCAGCGATGCTTAGTGTGCAATTAGTACCGATAAAATCAGTGAACTATGAAATGAGTCCCACTGCCTTGGAATATGCGTGCAAAAATGACAATATTAAAGGCGTTTATTTGATTCCAGATTATCATAATCCGACAGCTTGCTTTATGTCTGTCGAGAATCGAAAAGAGATTGCAGCAATTGCCAAAAAGCATAATCAGTTCATTATTGAAGATGCGTCGTATCATCTCCTCAACAAAGAACCACTTCCAGCAGTTGCATCTTTTGCACCAGAACAGGTCATCTACATTGCGAGCTTATCGAAATCAATAGCGCCGGGGTTACGACTCGCCTATGTAGCAGTTCCGAGTCAATTTAAGGAGCCAATTTCAAAGGCACTTTATAATTTAAATGTATCAGTTTCCCCGTTACTAGCAGAACTGGGTGCACGTACTATTGTATCGAACCAATTTGAAGTCTTAATTGAGGAGCATCAAAAACAAACTATTCGCAGAAACCAAGTCGTAAATCGATATTTGGCAGACTATACGTGTTTAGGTGTTGATACAGGCATCTTCCGTTGGTTGTTATTACCTGGAAAAATTACAGGTGCTGAATTTGAAAAGTTAGCTGCACAGCAGGGGGTACAAGTGTATGCAGCTGAACGTTTTGTAGTTGGAAATAGTTGTCCAGAGAGGGCTGTAAGGGTTGCTGTCTGTGCACCGGAAACGATTGGAGAGCTTGAGCGAGGATTAATTATCCTTAAACGTTTACTAAGCGGTCTTAGCTAA
- a CDS encoding MFS transporter has translation MLPKEYEKVFDVHSSKLKSYINSSDKQQQLYKRTLIVVVISQIFGGAGLAAGITVGALLAQDMFGTESITGIPTALFTLGSAGAALLVGRFSQRFGRRTGLTVGFLAGGIGAIGVVISALMNSILLLFISLLIYGAGTATNLQARYAGTDLANSTQRAKAISMGMVSTTFGAIAGPNLADIMGEFASSIGIPTLAGPFILAAAAYILAGLVLFFLLRPDPFIVAKAISDAQTTSGNLPLGEQSNSSSINRRGIFTGAAVMVLTQLVMMAIMTMTPIHMGHHGHGLDEVGLVIGFHIGAMFLPSLVTGFLVDKIGRSVMAIASAITLLVSGILAAIGPADSMGVLITALALLGLGWNFGLISGTAILVDSTPPSTRAKTQGSVDVCIALSGTLGGGLSGMVVAHSSYATLSIVCTVLSLLLIPIVIWAASQSTKFE, from the coding sequence GTGTTACCTAAAGAATATGAAAAAGTGTTTGACGTTCATTCATCTAAGTTAAAAAGCTACATAAATTCTTCAGATAAACAACAACAATTATATAAAAGAACGTTAATTGTTGTTGTTATATCCCAAATTTTTGGTGGAGCAGGACTTGCAGCAGGAATAACAGTGGGGGCACTTCTAGCTCAAGATATGTTTGGTACAGAAAGTATAACAGGAATTCCAACGGCGTTATTTACTTTGGGGTCAGCAGGGGCTGCACTCCTTGTGGGACGATTTTCTCAGCGATTTGGTCGTCGTACTGGACTTACCGTAGGATTTTTGGCTGGAGGTATCGGGGCCATAGGAGTAGTTATTTCTGCATTAATGAATAGCATTCTACTTTTATTTATTTCATTGCTTATCTACGGGGCTGGAACGGCTACAAACTTACAAGCACGCTACGCAGGAACTGACTTGGCAAACTCAACACAAAGAGCAAAGGCTATTAGCATGGGCATGGTTTCCACCACATTCGGTGCTATTGCAGGGCCAAATCTTGCGGATATAATGGGTGAGTTTGCGTCATCCATAGGAATTCCTACCTTAGCTGGTCCGTTTATATTAGCTGCTGCAGCGTATATACTTGCTGGTTTAGTTTTATTCTTTTTACTTCGTCCTGATCCCTTTATTGTTGCAAAAGCAATATCAGATGCTCAAACAACAAGCGGTAATTTACCTTTAGGGGAACAGTCTAATTCGTCATCGATCAACAGGCGAGGGATTTTTACAGGGGCTGCAGTAATGGTTCTAACTCAATTGGTGATGATGGCAATTATGACAATGACACCCATTCATATGGGACACCATGGACATGGTTTGGATGAAGTAGGACTTGTTATTGGATTTCATATAGGTGCTATGTTTTTGCCGTCGTTAGTAACTGGTTTTCTTGTAGATAAAATTGGCCGTTCTGTTATGGCAATTGCTTCTGCCATTACGCTACTTGTTTCTGGCATTTTAGCTGCTATAGGACCTGCGGATTCAATGGGTGTACTCATAACAGCACTTGCTTTACTTGGGCTTGGCTGGAATTTTGGTTTAATTAGTGGGACAGCAATTCTTGTAGATTCAACTCCACCTTCTACAAGAGCTAAGACGCAGGGCTCTGTAGATGTTTGTATTGCTTTGTCGGGAACTTTAGGAGGAGGCTTATCAGGAATGGTTGTAGCACATTCTAGTTATGCAACTCTTTCAATTGTTTGTACTGTGCTTTCATTACTGCTTATTCCCATTGTTATTTGGGCAGCTAGCCAATCTACTAAATTTGAATAA
- a CDS encoding peroxiredoxin-like family protein — MCRNFLAQLREQVDTIQNKGVSIIAVVPADSDQIKQFLKVYGPYPYKILGDPNLNAYKELPLKRVSIVKSVKIMSQYLFAGRIREIFPKDPEQMKIVKNAMFRQDVYQLGGTWLIDTSGEILWQHIDLEPADHATIPTILHVIDEFIR, encoded by the coding sequence ATTTGTCGGAATTTCCTCGCGCAGTTGCGTGAGCAGGTAGATACTATTCAAAATAAAGGAGTATCGATTATCGCTGTTGTTCCAGCAGACTCAGATCAAATAAAACAGTTTTTAAAAGTCTATGGTCCTTATCCTTATAAAATCTTAGGTGATCCAAACCTCAATGCATATAAAGAACTTCCACTAAAGCGAGTTTCTATTGTAAAATCAGTAAAAATAATGAGCCAGTATCTTTTTGCTGGGAGAATACGAGAAATTTTCCCGAAAGATCCTGAACAAATGAAAATCGTGAAAAACGCCATGTTTCGACAGGATGTATATCAACTAGGAGGAACGTGGCTAATTGATACCTCAGGAGAGATTCTTTGGCAACATATTGACTTAGAACCTGCCGACCATGCCACAATCCCAACCATTTTACATGTAATAGATGAATTCATTCGATAA